The following proteins are co-located in the Streptomyces sp. NBC_01198 genome:
- a CDS encoding IS701 family transposase codes for MGERVTPFFYRPESQEHAVQYLRGLLSPLQRKNGWTIAEFAGEKEPKALQRFLNLTPWSADLLRDLVRDYAMERFADPRGVLIADPTGFAKKGSKSAGVQRQYSGTLGRVDNCQIGTFLAYANRRGDRVLIDRELYLPKDSWAVDFERRREAGIPDEVAFRTRPQQVQAMIDRAVAAGVPFSWFVADEEFGQNRILRGYLEADGIAYCMAVPKSTDVDTAGITTNPDTPTRLDNLASHLRPGDFSRRACGIGAKGFRTYDWAVIAGRDGHQYVVRRAIADGELAYFHCYNPRGESLSELVAVIGLRWPVEECFEAAKQQAGLDHYQVRKYDAWHRHITMAMLALAFLAAMARTPQKGALRTWAMTADREPSGSRP; via the coding sequence GTTGCAGCGCAAGAACGGCTGGACCATCGCTGAGTTCGCCGGCGAGAAGGAGCCCAAGGCACTCCAGCGGTTCTTGAACCTCACTCCGTGGAGTGCGGATCTGCTGCGGGACCTGGTCCGCGACTACGCGATGGAACGCTTCGCGGATCCCCGGGGTGTGCTGATCGCCGATCCCACGGGGTTTGCGAAGAAGGGCAGCAAGTCCGCCGGGGTCCAGCGGCAGTATTCCGGCACACTCGGACGGGTCGATAATTGCCAGATCGGGACGTTCCTGGCCTACGCCAACCGTCGTGGCGACCGTGTACTGATCGACCGGGAGCTCTACCTGCCCAAGGATTCCTGGGCCGTCGACTTCGAACGCCGCCGGGAGGCAGGGATCCCGGACGAGGTGGCCTTCCGCACCCGTCCGCAGCAGGTCCAGGCCATGATCGACCGTGCCGTGGCGGCCGGGGTGCCGTTTTCGTGGTTCGTCGCGGACGAGGAGTTCGGCCAGAACAGGATCCTGCGCGGGTACCTGGAAGCAGATGGCATCGCCTACTGCATGGCTGTCCCGAAATCCACCGACGTGGACACCGCGGGCATCACCACCAACCCTGACACGCCGACCCGGTTGGACAACCTGGCATCGCACCTGCGACCGGGGGACTTCTCCCGGCGGGCCTGCGGGATCGGCGCGAAAGGGTTCCGCACTTACGACTGGGCCGTGATCGCCGGACGGGACGGGCACCAGTACGTCGTGCGCCGCGCCATCGCGGATGGGGAGCTCGCCTACTTCCACTGCTACAACCCGCGCGGGGAATCGCTGTCGGAACTGGTGGCGGTCATCGGATTGCGCTGGCCGGTCGAGGAGTGCTTCGAGGCGGCCAAGCAGCAGGCCGGGCTGGACCACTACCAGGTACGCAAATACGACGCCTGGCATCGCCATATCACCATGGCCATGCTGGCGTTGGCGTTCCTGGCCGCGATGGCCCGAACCCCGCAAAAAGGGGCTCTCCGGACCTGGGCGATGACCGCGGACCGCGAACCCAGCGGCTCGCGGCCCTGA
- a CDS encoding IS1380 family transposase produces the protein MQTTGSRPKLVVSADGRGVVSHAGSRLLADLADATGLTAAFTDTLRGLRPRGTGHDPGRIAVDVAVMLADGGEAISDLALLRDQAGVFGPVASTATAWRLLAARDPAALAGLRSARAAAREVAWLQAAETRTGIPASRAGGRGLPGLVLDIDATLVTCHSDKEEAAPTYKRGFGYHPLLCFLDNTGEAPAGVLRPGNAGANTASDHITVLDRALAQIPDAHRHGTPILVRTDSAGGAKTFLAHLRALQDRGIRTSFSVGYAVTEPVRRAVRALPDRFWHPALEQDGTLRAGAEVAELTGMVDLTGHPDGTRLIVRRERPHPGAQLSLFDLDEGMRHQAFLTDTPVGEGPLQFLEVRHRGHARVEDRIRCGKTTGFGRFPSRHFAINQAWLELALTAIDLLAWAQTLLLDGELAAAEPKKLRYRLLHAAARLTRGGRRLHLRIADTWPWRHELTTAFTRLAALPGPAT, from the coding sequence GTGCAGACTACCGGGTCACGCCCCAAGCTCGTCGTGTCCGCCGACGGTCGCGGGGTGGTCAGCCATGCGGGTTCCCGGCTGCTGGCCGACCTCGCCGATGCCACCGGCCTGACAGCGGCCTTCACTGACACACTGCGTGGGCTTCGGCCGCGTGGCACCGGGCACGATCCGGGCAGGATCGCGGTCGATGTCGCGGTGATGCTCGCCGACGGCGGCGAAGCCATCAGCGACCTGGCCCTGCTACGCGACCAGGCCGGCGTCTTCGGCCCGGTCGCCTCCACCGCGACTGCCTGGCGTCTGCTGGCCGCCCGCGACCCGGCCGCCCTCGCCGGACTGCGCTCGGCCAGGGCCGCCGCCCGGGAGGTCGCCTGGCTCCAGGCCGCCGAGACAAGGACCGGCATACCCGCATCCCGGGCCGGTGGACGTGGCCTGCCCGGCCTGGTCCTGGACATCGACGCCACCCTGGTGACCTGCCACTCCGACAAGGAGGAGGCGGCACCCACCTACAAACGCGGGTTCGGCTACCACCCGCTGCTGTGCTTCCTGGACAACACCGGCGAAGCCCCGGCCGGCGTGCTGCGGCCAGGCAACGCCGGCGCGAACACCGCCAGCGACCACATCACCGTCCTGGATCGGGCCCTGGCCCAGATCCCCGACGCCCATCGCCACGGCACCCCGATCCTGGTCCGCACCGACAGCGCAGGAGGCGCGAAAACCTTCCTCGCCCACCTGCGGGCCCTACAAGACCGGGGCATCCGCACCTCCTTCTCCGTGGGATACGCGGTCACCGAACCGGTCCGCCGGGCGGTCCGGGCCCTGCCCGACCGGTTCTGGCACCCGGCTCTGGAGCAGGACGGCACCCTGCGGGCCGGCGCCGAGGTCGCCGAGTTGACCGGCATGGTCGACCTGACAGGCCACCCCGACGGCACACGCCTCATCGTCCGGCGCGAGCGTCCGCACCCCGGAGCGCAGTTGTCGCTGTTCGACCTCGACGAGGGCATGCGCCACCAGGCCTTCCTCACCGACACTCCCGTCGGTGAAGGCCCGCTGCAGTTTCTGGAGGTCCGCCACCGCGGGCATGCCCGCGTCGAGGACCGCATCCGCTGCGGCAAGACCACCGGCTTCGGCCGCTTCCCCTCCCGCCATTTCGCCATCAATCAGGCGTGGCTGGAGCTGGCACTGACCGCCATCGACCTGCTCGCCTGGGCCCAGACCCTCCTGCTGGACGGCGAGTTGGCCGCAGCCGAGCCGAAGAAACTCCGCTACCGCCTGCTCCACGCAGCCGCCCGCCTCACCCGCGGAGGGCGACGCCTCCACCTGCGGATCGCCGACACCTGGCCCTGGCGCCACGAACTGACCACGGCATTCACCCGCCTCGCGGCCCTGCCCGGACCCGCCACCTGA
- a CDS encoding NAD+ synthase yields the protein MPQLRLALNQIDARVGDIAGNAESVVRWTRHAAAQGAHLVAFPEMMLTGYPVEDLALRSSFVEASRTALVELAGRLADEGLGELPVVVGYLGRSKDARPRFGQPAGAPQNCAAVLHRGKVALRFAKHHLPNYGVFDEFRYFVPGDTLPMIRVRGVDVALAICEDLWQDGGRVPGTCAAGAGLLLSVNASPYEQDKDDTRLDLVRKRAQESGCTLVYLAMVGAQDELVFDGDTIAVTQSGEVIARVPQFAEECVLLDLDLPPAPAEVPSGRVADGLEIHHVTLSEEPVAPYTPQFTGEVAERLEDTAEIYGALVTGLRAYVEKNGFRSVLIGLSGGIDSALVAAIACDAIGASNVYGVSMPSAYSSDHSRGDAAELARRTGLNFRTVPIAPMFDAYMEALSPTGLAEENLQSRLRGVTLMAISNQEGHIVLAPGNKSELAVGYSTLYGDSVGAYGPIKDVYKTTVFRLARWRNAMSAGRGETPPIPENSISKPPSAELRPGQVDTDSLPDYDVLDRVLELYVDRDQGREAIVAAGFDAELVTRILKLTDTAEYKRRQYPPGTKISAKGFGKDRRLPITNRWREGEQTL from the coding sequence GTGCCTCAACTACGACTCGCCCTGAATCAGATCGACGCCCGCGTCGGCGACATTGCCGGGAACGCCGAGTCGGTCGTGCGCTGGACCCGGCATGCGGCCGCGCAGGGAGCCCACCTCGTGGCGTTCCCCGAGATGATGCTCACCGGCTACCCGGTGGAGGACCTGGCCCTGCGGTCGTCGTTCGTCGAGGCGAGCCGCACCGCGCTGGTGGAACTGGCCGGGCGGCTCGCCGACGAGGGGCTCGGCGAGCTGCCGGTCGTCGTCGGCTACCTGGGCCGCAGCAAGGACGCCAGGCCGCGCTTCGGCCAGCCGGCCGGCGCCCCGCAGAACTGCGCGGCGGTGCTGCACCGCGGCAAGGTGGCGCTGCGGTTCGCCAAGCACCACCTCCCCAACTACGGCGTCTTCGACGAGTTCCGCTACTTCGTGCCCGGCGACACCCTGCCGATGATCCGGGTCCGCGGCGTGGACGTGGCCCTGGCGATCTGCGAGGACCTGTGGCAGGACGGCGGCCGGGTGCCCGGCACCTGCGCCGCCGGCGCCGGCCTGCTGCTGTCGGTCAACGCCTCGCCGTACGAGCAGGACAAGGACGACACCCGCCTCGACCTGGTGCGCAAGCGGGCCCAGGAGTCCGGCTGCACGCTGGTGTATCTGGCGATGGTCGGCGCCCAGGACGAGCTGGTCTTCGACGGCGACACCATCGCGGTCACGCAGAGCGGCGAGGTGATCGCCCGGGTGCCGCAGTTCGCCGAGGAGTGCGTCCTGCTGGACCTGGACCTGCCGCCCGCGCCCGCCGAGGTGCCGTCCGGACGGGTGGCCGACGGCCTGGAGATCCACCATGTGACGCTGTCCGAGGAACCGGTGGCCCCCTACACCCCGCAGTTCACCGGTGAGGTCGCCGAGCGCCTTGAGGACACCGCCGAGATCTACGGGGCGCTGGTCACCGGCCTGCGCGCGTACGTCGAGAAGAACGGCTTCCGCTCGGTGCTGATCGGCCTGTCGGGCGGTATCGACTCGGCCCTGGTCGCGGCCATCGCGTGCGACGCGATCGGCGCGTCGAACGTCTACGGCGTCTCGATGCCGTCGGCGTACTCCTCGGACCACTCCAGGGGCGACGCCGCCGAACTGGCCCGCAGGACCGGCCTGAACTTCCGTACGGTCCCCATCGCGCCGATGTTCGACGCGTACATGGAGGCGCTGTCGCCGACCGGGCTCGCGGAGGAGAACCTGCAGTCCCGGCTGCGCGGGGTGACGCTGATGGCGATCTCCAACCAGGAGGGCCACATCGTGCTCGCGCCGGGCAACAAGAGCGAGCTGGCGGTGGGCTATTCGACGCTCTACGGCGACTCGGTGGGGGCCTACGGCCCGATCAAGGACGTCTACAAGACCACCGTCTTCCGGCTGGCCCGCTGGCGGAACGCGATGTCGGCCGGGCGGGGCGAGACCCCGCCGATCCCGGAGAACTCGATCAGCAAGCCGCCGAGCGCCGAACTGCGCCCGGGCCAGGTCGACACCGACTCGCTGCCCGACTACGACGTGCTCGACCGCGTCCTGGAGCTGTACGTGGACCGCGACCAGGGCCGGGAGGCCATCGTCGCCGCCGGCTTCGACGCGGAGCTGGTGACCAGGATCCTCAAGCTCACCGACACCGCCGAGTACAAGCGGCGGCAGTATCCGCCGGGTACGAAGATCTCCGCGAAGGGCTTCGGCAAGGACCGCAGGCTGCCGATCACCAACCGCTGGCGCGAGGGCGAGCAGACCCTCTAG
- a CDS encoding glycoside hydrolase family 13 protein, which yields MADTPQPEADENWWRGAVIYQVYPRSFADSNGDGTGDLAGVRSRLPYLAELGVNALWFCPWYPSPMADGGYDVADYRDVEPVFGTLAEAEKLISEALALGIRTIIDVVPNHISAAHPWFREALAAGPGSAARERFWFRPGRGEHGELPPNNWPSQFGGPAWTRTTDPDGTPGDWFLNLFDSEQPDLNWNHPEVRAEHEDILRFWFDRGAGGVRIDSAAMVSKDPELPDLVTEPGVPHPYIDRDELHGIYRGWRRIADSYPGARILVGEVWLPDAERFARYLRPDEMHTAFNFDFLACPWEPARLRTSIDTTLAAHAPVSAPATWVLCNHDVTRTVTRYGRADTGFDFATKAFGIPTDLELGTRRARAAALLTLALPGSVYLYQGEELGLPEVEDIPLDKLQDPMYLRSADTNPGRDGCRVPLPWGGSASPFGFSPPGAVAEPWLPQPADWASRTAEVQAADPDSMLSLYRAALGLRRAEAGLGDGTFAWLESPPGVLAFRRSPEFVCLLNLADEDAALPDHAEVLLASGPLPDGALPADTAVWLRA from the coding sequence GTGGCAGACACCCCTCAGCCCGAGGCCGACGAGAACTGGTGGCGCGGCGCGGTCATCTACCAGGTCTATCCGCGGAGCTTCGCCGACAGCAACGGCGACGGGACCGGTGATCTCGCCGGCGTGCGGTCCCGGCTGCCGTACCTGGCCGAGCTGGGCGTCAACGCTCTGTGGTTCTGCCCGTGGTATCCGTCGCCGATGGCCGACGGCGGTTACGACGTCGCCGACTACCGGGACGTCGAGCCGGTCTTCGGGACGCTCGCCGAGGCCGAGAAGCTGATCTCCGAGGCCCTCGCGCTGGGCATCAGGACGATCATCGACGTCGTGCCGAACCACATATCCGCCGCGCACCCGTGGTTCCGCGAGGCGCTGGCCGCCGGTCCCGGCTCGGCGGCGCGGGAGCGGTTCTGGTTCCGGCCGGGACGCGGCGAGCACGGCGAACTGCCGCCGAACAACTGGCCCTCGCAGTTCGGCGGCCCGGCGTGGACCAGGACCACCGACCCGGACGGCACCCCGGGCGACTGGTTCTTGAACCTCTTCGACTCCGAGCAGCCCGACCTCAACTGGAACCACCCCGAGGTCCGCGCCGAGCACGAGGACATCCTGCGGTTCTGGTTCGACCGGGGGGCCGGCGGCGTTCGCATCGACTCGGCCGCCATGGTCTCCAAGGACCCCGAGCTCCCCGACCTCGTCACAGAACCGGGCGTACCGCACCCGTACATCGACCGGGACGAGCTGCACGGCATCTACCGCGGCTGGCGGCGGATCGCCGACTCCTACCCGGGCGCGCGCATCCTGGTCGGCGAGGTGTGGCTGCCCGACGCGGAGCGCTTCGCGCGGTATCTGCGGCCCGACGAGATGCACACCGCCTTCAACTTCGACTTCCTGGCGTGCCCCTGGGAGCCCGCCAGGCTGCGTACGTCCATCGACACGACGCTCGCCGCGCACGCGCCGGTGAGCGCGCCCGCGACCTGGGTGCTGTGCAACCACGACGTGACGCGTACGGTGACCCGCTACGGGCGGGCCGACACCGGCTTCGACTTCGCCACCAAGGCCTTCGGCATCCCGACCGACCTGGAACTCGGCACCCGGCGGGCCCGGGCCGCGGCCCTGCTCACCCTGGCGCTGCCCGGCTCTGTCTACCTCTACCAGGGCGAGGAGCTGGGGCTCCCCGAGGTCGAGGACATCCCGCTGGACAAGCTGCAGGACCCGATGTACCTGCGGTCCGCGGACACCAACCCGGGGCGGGACGGCTGCCGGGTGCCGCTGCCGTGGGGCGGCTCCGCGAGCCCGTTCGGCTTCAGCCCGCCCGGCGCCGTCGCCGAGCCGTGGCTCCCGCAGCCGGCCGACTGGGCGTCGCGCACCGCGGAGGTCCAGGCCGCCGACCCGGACTCGATGCTGTCGCTCTACCGGGCGGCGCTGGGCCTGCGGCGGGCCGAGGCGGGCCTCGGCGACGGTACGTTCGCCTGGCTGGAGTCCCCGCCGGGCGTGCTGGCCTTCCGCCGCTCCCCCGAGTTCGTGTGCCTGCTGAACCTGGCCGACGAGGACGCGGCGCTGCCCGACCACGCGGAGGTCCTGCTCGCCAGCGGTCCGCTCCCGGACGGCGCCCTCCCGGCCGACACGGCGGTCTGGCTGCGCGCCTAG
- a CDS encoding carbohydrate ABC transporter permease, with protein MAEFSSQNRTLISSATLARPRGRFIYWTVLSVVLVVFTVVFVGPLYWMATSGFKSVHEVLHNPPTLIPKDPHPSNYKTAWTQLKLAKLLWNTFYYAFGALAFQLVFDVAAAYALSKLRPVMGNIVLGGMLATLMIPSAVLIIPQYMTVLDLPLLHVNLINHPWAIWLPTVANGFNIFLLKRFFDSIPNDLMAAAAIDGAGPMRTLLSIVLPMSRPILGVVSIFAVVNVWKDFLWPMLVEPDPEKQPINIGINSLSQGVPQNVLIAALAISALPTLLIFLLFQRNIMSGLTAGSLKG; from the coding sequence ATGGCAGAGTTCTCCTCCCAGAACCGGACGCTGATCTCGTCCGCGACCCTGGCAAGGCCCCGGGGCAGATTCATCTACTGGACCGTGCTGTCCGTCGTACTCGTGGTCTTCACCGTGGTCTTCGTCGGGCCGCTGTACTGGATGGCCACCAGCGGCTTCAAGTCCGTGCACGAGGTGCTGCACAACCCGCCGACGCTGATACCGAAGGATCCCCACCCGTCGAACTACAAGACGGCGTGGACCCAGTTGAAGCTCGCCAAGCTGCTGTGGAACACCTTCTACTACGCCTTCGGCGCGCTGGCCTTCCAGCTGGTCTTCGACGTGGCCGCGGCCTACGCGCTGTCCAAGCTGCGGCCGGTGATGGGCAACATCGTCCTCGGCGGCATGCTCGCCACCTTGATGATCCCCTCGGCCGTGCTGATCATCCCGCAGTACATGACGGTGCTCGACCTGCCGCTGCTGCACGTCAACCTGATCAACCACCCGTGGGCGATCTGGCTGCCCACGGTGGCCAACGGCTTCAACATCTTCCTGCTCAAGCGGTTCTTCGACTCGATCCCCAACGACCTGATGGCCGCGGCGGCCATCGACGGGGCCGGGCCGATGCGCACCCTGCTGTCGATCGTGCTGCCGATGTCCCGGCCGATCCTCGGCGTGGTGTCGATCTTCGCCGTGGTCAACGTCTGGAAGGACTTCCTCTGGCCGATGCTGGTGGAGCCCGACCCGGAGAAGCAGCCGATCAACATCGGTATCAACTCGCTTTCGCAGGGCGTACCGCAGAACGTGCTCATCGCCGCGCTCGCCATCTCCGCGCTGCCCACCCTGCTGATCTTCCTGCTCTTCCAACGCAACATCATGTCCGGCCTGACCGCCGGCAGCCTCAAGGGCTGA
- a CDS encoding carbohydrate ABC transporter permease, with amino-acid sequence MAATTVPDKTTRRHAGRAAGPRAQGGRGGLSRKLSQNLQAYGFLIGAILCFGFFSWYPMVREFIMSFQQTKRGVTSWVGFKNIKTIYHDPYFWTAWKNTGMFTLYALVIGFAVPFLIAILLNELRHARAYLRILVYLPVMLPPVAGALLFKYFYNPEYGLFNRILKIFHLPTSQWLDSSNTALISVVIAATWMSMGSATLIYLAALQNIPGELYEAADLDGAGLWSKIWHVTIPQTKLVLSLMLLLQIVATMQEFTNVFLMAGGNGPENSTMTVVYMVYQYGYRYNNFGGAAALGLFLLLVLAGFSGLYARLNRNSD; translated from the coding sequence ATGGCGGCGACGACCGTCCCCGACAAAACAACCAGGCGCCACGCCGGGCGCGCCGCAGGTCCTAGGGCCCAAGGCGGCCGGGGCGGCCTGAGCCGCAAGCTGAGCCAGAACCTCCAGGCCTACGGGTTCCTCATCGGGGCGATCCTCTGCTTCGGGTTCTTCTCGTGGTACCCGATGGTCCGGGAGTTCATCATGAGCTTCCAGCAGACCAAGCGCGGGGTGACCAGCTGGGTCGGATTCAAGAACATCAAGACGATCTACCACGACCCGTACTTCTGGACGGCGTGGAAGAACACCGGGATGTTCACGCTCTACGCGCTGGTGATCGGTTTCGCGGTGCCGTTCCTCATCGCGATCCTGCTCAACGAACTGCGGCACGCGCGGGCTTACCTGCGCATCCTGGTCTACCTGCCCGTCATGCTCCCGCCGGTGGCGGGCGCCCTGCTTTTCAAGTACTTCTACAACCCCGAATACGGCCTGTTCAACCGCATTCTCAAGATCTTCCACCTGCCGACGTCGCAGTGGCTCGACTCGTCGAACACCGCACTGATCTCGGTGGTCATCGCGGCGACGTGGATGAGCATGGGCAGCGCGACGCTGATCTACCTGGCGGCGCTGCAGAACATCCCCGGTGAGCTGTACGAGGCCGCCGACCTGGACGGCGCGGGGCTGTGGAGCAAGATCTGGCACGTGACGATCCCGCAGACCAAGCTGGTGCTCTCGCTGATGCTGCTGCTGCAGATCGTGGCGACCATGCAGGAGTTCACCAACGTCTTCCTGATGGCCGGCGGAAACGGTCCGGAGAACTCCACCATGACCGTGGTCTACATGGTCTACCAGTACGGCTACCGCTACAACAACTTCGGTGGCGCGGCTGCGCTCGGCCTCTTCCTGCTCCTGGTACTCGCCGGATTCTCCGGTCTGTACGCGCGGCTCAACCGGAACAGCGACTAG
- a CDS encoding ABC transporter substrate-binding protein, whose protein sequence is MSRIRYRRLVAVALVAGIGLTSAACSSSDDKKDDKGSSKSSSSSAGTPLDPKTKVTISVDCMPPTTKKPERKQWLDDIAEFHKTYPNVTINSKDTFPCEDTDKFTAQLQGSSETNVFYSYVTDLNQVLDAGQAADITDYVNDKTVPNLKDIDPNVLAILKDDGKLYGLPTTNYSMGLIYNRKIFKDAGLDPDKPPTTWDEIRTDAKVIQDKLGSKGVHGFFEYGAGNQGGWHLTSALYGAGNNVVSDDGSKAAFNGPEAASILQTIHDMRWVDNSMPSSAGKAWGESQKAMGAGQIGMYLAAPDDIQLMVQQYGANFNDLGMAPIPGGKTSLMGGNDYFFKKSDSPDQIKAGIAWINFKFLTLKKGQFNYARNKTDGIPVGLPQPFFFTGQSKATDTADKTQYATVPVQNYKSYVDAQVPVKGEPPNAQKLYTVLDTVMSGVLSNKNADVSKLLSSAETQANQLLAAGQ, encoded by the coding sequence ATGAGCAGAATCCGCTACCGCAGACTGGTGGCAGTCGCGCTGGTCGCAGGCATCGGATTGACGAGTGCCGCATGCTCCTCCAGCGACGACAAGAAGGACGACAAGGGCAGCAGCAAGTCCAGCAGCTCCAGCGCCGGCACCCCCTTGGACCCGAAGACCAAGGTGACGATCAGCGTCGACTGCATGCCGCCCACGACGAAGAAGCCCGAGCGCAAGCAATGGCTCGACGACATCGCCGAGTTCCACAAGACCTACCCGAACGTGACCATCAACAGCAAGGACACGTTCCCCTGCGAGGACACGGACAAGTTCACCGCCCAGCTCCAGGGCTCGTCCGAGACCAACGTCTTCTACAGCTACGTCACGGACCTCAACCAGGTCCTGGACGCCGGCCAGGCCGCTGACATCACCGACTACGTCAACGACAAGACGGTGCCCAACCTCAAGGACATCGACCCGAACGTCCTGGCGATCCTCAAGGACGACGGCAAGCTGTACGGGCTCCCCACCACGAACTACTCGATGGGCCTGATCTACAACCGCAAGATCTTCAAGGACGCCGGCCTCGACCCCGACAAGCCGCCGACCACCTGGGACGAGATCCGCACCGACGCCAAGGTCATCCAGGACAAGCTCGGCAGCAAGGGCGTCCACGGCTTCTTCGAGTACGGCGCCGGCAACCAGGGCGGCTGGCACCTGACCTCGGCGCTGTACGGCGCGGGCAACAACGTGGTCAGCGACGACGGCAGCAAGGCCGCGTTCAACGGCCCCGAGGCCGCCTCGATCCTGCAGACCATCCATGACATGCGCTGGGTGGACAACAGCATGCCCTCCAGCGCCGGCAAGGCGTGGGGCGAGAGCCAGAAGGCGATGGGCGCGGGCCAGATCGGCATGTACCTCGCCGCTCCCGACGACATCCAGCTGATGGTCCAGCAGTACGGCGCCAACTTCAACGACCTGGGCATGGCGCCGATCCCCGGCGGCAAGACCTCGCTGATGGGCGGCAACGACTACTTCTTCAAGAAGTCGGACAGCCCGGACCAGATCAAGGCCGGTATCGCCTGGATCAACTTCAAGTTCCTGACCCTGAAGAAGGGCCAGTTCAACTACGCGCGCAACAAGACCGACGGCATCCCGGTCGGCCTGCCGCAGCCCTTCTTCTTCACCGGCCAGTCCAAGGCCACCGACACCGCGGACAAGACCCAGTACGCGACCGTCCCGGTGCAGAACTACAAGTCGTACGTCGACGCGCAGGTCCCGGTGAAGGGTGAGCCGCCGAACGCGCAGAAGCTCTACACCGTGCTCGACACCGTGATGTCCGGCGTGCTGAGCAACAAGAACGCCGACGTCAGCAAGCTGCTGTCGTCCGCGGAGACGCAGGCGAACCAGCTGCTGGCCGCCGGCCAGTAA
- a CDS encoding LacI family DNA-binding transcriptional regulator: MTRRLAEVAKKVGVSEATVSRVLNGKPGVSDATRAAVLTALDVLGYERPTQLRGERARLVGMVMPELQNPIFPAFAEVVGGALAQQGFTPVLCTQTAGGVSEADYVELLLQQHVSGVVFFGGLYAQAESPHDHYARLAERNLPTVLMNAAIDHLDFPRVSCDDAVAVEQAMNHLISLGHQRIALVLGPPDHVPSRRKLAAARRVDPSVTVEHALFTLEGGQAAASRLLARGITAFICASDLLALGTIRAARRRRLSVPEDVSVIGYDDSSLMNCTEPPLTTVRQPIEAMGRAAVDLLAGEISGASVDHDELFFEPELVVRGSTGPAPHPARIPHPEARTNA, encoded by the coding sequence ATGACACGACGACTTGCCGAGGTGGCAAAGAAGGTCGGGGTGAGCGAGGCCACCGTCAGCCGGGTGCTGAACGGAAAGCCCGGCGTCTCCGACGCTACCCGGGCCGCGGTCCTCACCGCCCTTGACGTGCTCGGATACGAACGGCCCACCCAGCTGCGGGGCGAACGCGCCCGGCTGGTCGGCATGGTCATGCCCGAGCTGCAGAACCCGATCTTCCCTGCTTTCGCGGAGGTGGTCGGTGGCGCGCTGGCACAGCAGGGCTTCACCCCGGTGCTGTGCACCCAGACCGCGGGCGGTGTCTCCGAGGCCGACTACGTGGAGTTGCTGCTCCAGCAACATGTGTCCGGGGTCGTCTTCTTCGGCGGGCTCTACGCCCAGGCCGAATCACCCCACGACCACTACGCACGGCTCGCGGAACGCAACCTGCCCACCGTGCTGATGAACGCCGCCATCGACCATCTCGACTTCCCCCGGGTCTCGTGTGACGACGCGGTGGCGGTGGAGCAGGCGATGAACCATCTGATCTCGCTGGGGCACCAGCGCATCGCCCTGGTGCTCGGCCCGCCCGACCACGTGCCCTCCCGCCGCAAGCTCGCCGCCGCCCGCCGGGTGGACCCCTCGGTGACCGTGGAGCACGCGCTGTTCACCCTTGAGGGCGGCCAGGCGGCCGCCAGCCGGCTGCTGGCGCGCGGCATCACCGCCTTCATCTGCGCCTCCGACCTGCTGGCGCTCGGCACCATCAGGGCCGCCCGCAGGAGGCGCTTGTCGGTGCCCGAGGACGTCTCCGTCATCGGTTACGACGACTCGTCGCTGATGAACTGCACCGAGCCGCCGCTGACCACCGTGCGGCAGCCCATCGAGGCGATGGGACGGGCCGCGGTGGACCTGCTGGCCGGCGAGATCAGCGGTGCCTCGGTCGACCACGACGAGCTGTTCTTCGAACCGGAGTTGGTGGTCCGCGGTTCCACCGGACCGGCCCCGCACCCCGCCCGTATCCCGCATCCGGAGGCCCGTACGAACGCCTAG